The nucleotide window GGCCATGCCGGGCATAGCTTTGGCATTGGGGATGGTATTATAATCCAGGATGACAGGAGGATTGTCACCCAGCGCCAGTCTTGCGTTTTTAGCAGCTTCGTCATACAAGCCCATATACAGGTAGGCACGTGCCAGCACACTATAGGCTGCAGGTACAGCACCACGGAAACGGTTACCTGCATTGCTGGCCGGCAGCCCCGGAATAGCGGCATTGATATCCTGGATAATATGCTCATAGATGACAGCCACCGTGCTGCGGGGTGGTGTATTATCGGAGATATCAATAGACTCCATAAACGGTACTGCCAGGTCTTTGGCCGCAGTAGCCGGGTTGTAGGGCTTCGCATACAGGTTGACCAGGTATAGGTATTCAAAAGCCCTGCCCAGTAAAGCTTCTGCACGTATCCGCTCTTTATCTCTGGCGGTCCCGTTGCCGGCATCACCGATGCCTTTGAGCACAGCATTGTAACGATAGATATTCGCGTAATGTTTGCCCCAGAATAACGGCGGCACTTTGGTATCGTTGGAAAACTGCTCCGCCCAGAGATAGACCAGATCAGCCGGCAACACCGCAGGCTGCGGTATAGCGGGCTGGTCTACATCGTCAGCCAGCAGGTTTAATTCACGGGCGCCGCTGGAAGTGAGGTCCTGGCTGTTCAGAAAAAGATCGTAGTCACTCACGTTGGTCAGGATCGTTTTTCCTTTTGGCGCTATGTCAAGATATTTCTGGCAGGAAGTGGCTGTTGTCAACAGACCGGCCAGTCCCCATATCATCCATTTGTGTTTCATGTTCTTGCTGTTAATGCTTTAGAAATTGGTGAACAGGCCGATGGTAAAGGTAGGCACCAGGTGTCTTCTGGCATAACTGCCAGTGGCTATACTATAGTTGT belongs to Chitinophaga sp. HK235 and includes:
- a CDS encoding RagB/SusD family nutrient uptake outer membrane protein; protein product: MKHKWMIWGLAGLLTTATSCQKYLDIAPKGKTILTNVSDYDLFLNSQDLTSSGARELNLLADDVDQPAIPQPAVLPADLVYLWAEQFSNDTKVPPLFWGKHYANIYRYNAVLKGIGDAGNGTARDKERIRAEALLGRAFEYLYLVNLYAKPYNPATAAKDLAVPFMESIDISDNTPPRSTVAVIYEHIIQDINAAIPGLPASNAGNRFRGAVPAAYSVLARAYLYMGLYDEAAKNARLALGDNPPVILDYNTIPNAKAMPGMAIRTYELYARYSTSAATKEYPTIEFLKLFDVNDLRLKFYYENTGDYTYPKRGVVTYNPSGAVPNFGTSVEEMKLILAEAAARSGRLQEALDQLNDIRKCRIKKDAYQPLVSSDAAQVMDLVWRERRMELAYRGFRWIDMRRLDAANNMQTVNRYADAGKVIATLPPHAARYTLQIPLSVLSFNPDMPRND